Proteins found in one Vallitalea guaymasensis genomic segment:
- a CDS encoding cyclic-di-AMP receptor: MKLIIAVIHDEDSHRLTEGLNKAGFMATKLASTGGFLKTGNTTILIGVPKEKVDEVIEIIKKECKTNKQMSLLNPPVAGMPDGYLPYPIEVTVGGATVFVIDVDQYYKL; this comes from the coding sequence ATGAAATTAATCATAGCAGTAATTCATGATGAAGACTCTCACAGATTAACTGAAGGACTTAACAAAGCAGGATTTATGGCTACTAAATTAGCTAGTACAGGCGGTTTCTTAAAAACTGGCAATACTACAATACTTATAGGTGTGCCAAAAGAAAAAGTTGACGAAGTAATAGAGATTATAAAAAAAGAGTGTAAAACCAATAAACAAATGTCACTACTGAATCCACCAGTAGCTGGTATGCCAGATGGATATTTACCATATCCAATTGAAGTAACAGTTGGAGGAGCAACAGTATTTGTCATTGATGTAGACCAATATTACAAATTATAA
- a CDS encoding YaaR family protein encodes MDLKVNTVKMPDMNDNINRIDNNNNKEFKFTLLSKIDESSLQDKLNMMINDITEQGKKIAKHMDVKDMKKYRELIKDFVNEVVTHSHKFSRENFLDRRGRHRVYGIVKLVDRNLDDLAKELIQEEKNNLNILGHVDEIRGLLLDIMT; translated from the coding sequence ATGGATTTAAAAGTAAATACCGTGAAAATGCCAGATATGAATGATAATATTAATAGGATTGATAATAATAACAATAAAGAATTCAAATTTACATTACTTAGCAAAATAGATGAATCATCACTTCAAGATAAATTGAATATGATGATTAACGATATAACAGAGCAAGGTAAGAAAATTGCTAAGCATATGGATGTAAAAGATATGAAAAAATATAGAGAATTAATCAAAGACTTCGTTAATGAAGTAGTAACCCACTCTCACAAATTTTCAAGAGAAAATTTTTTAGACAGACGTGGAAGGCATAGAGTATACGGTATAGTCAAATTAGTGGATAGAAATCTAGATGATCTAGCAAAAGAATTAATTCAGGAAGAAAAAAATAATCTTAATATATTAGGACATGTAGATGAGATAAGGGGACTATTATTAGATATAATGACATGA
- a CDS encoding DNA polymerase III subunit yields MYTFDEIVGHNEIINHLQSAIKTNKISHAYIIDGEKGIGKKLIANTFAKTLQCQKKGISPCDECISCRTFDSLNNPDVIYVEQTKKTGIGVDDIREQINQDINIKPYQHPYKIYIVDNADTMTEQAQNALLKTIEEPPSYVMILLLSNNINKFLITILSRCVVLKLKPIMPDKVMNYVIEKLQISDYRSELITSFAQGIIGKAKELASSTEFFDMRESMIKIVDIIINGDDYQLLEVSQKFEDYKDDIQDFLDLLMTWFRDLLIVKKINDEMYIINRDKYRTLLKQAQVLSYNRISIMIENINKAKNLLKQNANFRLVIEMMILQTKEN; encoded by the coding sequence ATGTATACTTTTGATGAAATAGTTGGGCATAATGAAATAATAAACCACTTACAAAGTGCTATCAAGACTAATAAAATATCCCATGCATATATAATTGATGGTGAAAAGGGAATTGGCAAGAAACTTATTGCTAATACTTTTGCTAAAACACTTCAGTGCCAGAAAAAAGGAATTTCACCATGTGATGAATGTATATCTTGTCGGACTTTTGATTCATTGAACAATCCAGATGTAATATATGTAGAACAGACCAAAAAAACAGGTATTGGTGTTGATGATATAAGAGAACAGATTAATCAGGATATAAATATTAAGCCTTATCAGCATCCCTATAAAATCTATATTGTGGATAATGCAGATACCATGACAGAACAGGCACAGAATGCTTTACTCAAGACAATTGAAGAGCCTCCATCATATGTGATGATACTTCTACTATCTAATAATATAAACAAATTTTTAATTACTATATTATCAAGATGTGTAGTTTTAAAATTAAAACCCATAATGCCTGATAAAGTTATGAATTATGTGATAGAAAAACTTCAAATATCAGATTATAGAAGTGAGTTAATAACTTCTTTTGCTCAGGGGATAATAGGTAAAGCAAAGGAATTGGCATCATCTACAGAATTTTTTGATATGAGAGAAAGTATGATAAAGATTGTAGATATTATAATTAATGGTGATGATTACCAACTATTAGAGGTAAGTCAGAAATTCGAGGATTATAAAGATGATATACAAGATTTTTTAGATTTACTTATGACTTGGTTTAGAGATTTGCTCATTGTAAAAAAGATAAATGATGAGATGTATATAATTAATAGAGATAAATATAGAACTCTGTTGAAACAAGCACAGGTTTTATCGTATAATAGAATAAGTATAATGATTGAGAATATTAATAAAGCTAAAAATTTATTGAAACAAAATGCAAATTTCAGATTAGTTATAGAGATGATGATATTACAAACAAAGGAGAATTAA
- a CDS encoding PSP1 domain-containing protein, giving the protein MIKVIGVRFRKAGKIYYFDPNNLDIKKGQNVIVETVRGIEYGHVVIGIKEVTDDEIIQPLKSVIRITTPEDDKKEEKNRSKEKEAFDICVKKISKHGLGMKLIDVEYTFDNNKVLFYFTADGRIDFRELVKDLAAIFKTRIELRQIGVRDETKMIGSIGICGRPLCCHTHLCEFQPVSIKMAKEQNLSLNPTKISGVCGRLMCCLKYEESTYEYLNKHLPNVGDKVITPEGQKGEVLSVNVLRQLVRLVVRKDDGDPEILQYKASELKFKVGKPCKKCTNGNNEAISKEEEKELKELQNLERKEGKMKRE; this is encoded by the coding sequence ATGATAAAAGTAATCGGTGTCAGGTTCAGGAAGGCAGGTAAGATATATTATTTTGATCCTAATAACTTAGATATAAAAAAAGGACAAAATGTCATTGTAGAGACAGTTAGAGGTATAGAATATGGACATGTTGTAATAGGAATCAAGGAAGTGACTGATGATGAGATAATACAGCCACTAAAGAGCGTTATAAGGATTACAACACCAGAGGACGATAAAAAAGAAGAAAAGAACAGGTCAAAAGAAAAAGAAGCTTTTGATATTTGTGTCAAGAAAATCAGCAAGCATGGTTTAGGAATGAAACTTATTGATGTAGAGTATACTTTTGATAATAACAAAGTATTATTCTATTTTACAGCTGATGGAAGAATTGATTTCAGAGAATTAGTTAAAGACTTGGCTGCAATATTTAAAACAAGAATAGAATTAAGACAAATCGGTGTTAGAGATGAGACAAAGATGATAGGTAGTATCGGTATCTGTGGAAGACCTCTTTGCTGCCATACACATCTATGTGAGTTTCAGCCAGTATCAATAAAAATGGCTAAAGAACAGAATTTATCTCTTAATCCAACTAAGATATCTGGAGTTTGTGGAAGGTTGATGTGCTGCCTTAAATACGAAGAATCAACCTATGAATATCTTAATAAACACTTACCAAACGTGGGAGACAAGGTAATCACACCAGAAGGACAAAAAGGAGAAGTACTAAGTGTAAATGTTCTTAGACAGCTAGTAAGATTGGTTGTTAGAAAAGATGATGGAGATCCAGAAATATTACAATACAAGGCAAGTGAATTAAAGTTTAAAGTTGGTAAACCTTGTAAAAAATGTACTAATGGTAATAATGAAGCTATTTCAAAGGAAGAAGAAAAAGAATTAAAGGAATTACAGAATCTAGAACGTAAAGAAGGTAAAATGAAGAGAGAGTAG
- a CDS encoding tRNA1(Val) (adenine(37)-N6)-methyltransferase: MELKKGERIDELHRNGYRIIQNTGKFCFGIDAVLLTGFAVVKEKETVLDLGTGTGIIPILLEAKTKGNHFTGLEIQEESVEMADRSVKLNCLEDKISIVKGDIKEAVKLFPLSSFDVITSNPPYMNNKNGIKNDLQPKSIARHEILCTLDDVIKNTASLLKVGGRFYMVHRPSRLPEIIVTLKKYKLEPKRIRLVHPYIDKEPNMVLIESVRHGKPLLKVEPPLIVYESVGKYTDEIYDIYGYNQ; encoded by the coding sequence ATGGAACTTAAAAAAGGCGAAAGAATAGATGAACTTCATAGAAATGGATATAGAATAATACAAAATACTGGTAAGTTCTGTTTTGGAATAGATGCTGTACTATTGACTGGTTTTGCAGTTGTTAAAGAAAAAGAAACAGTTCTTGACTTGGGTACAGGTACAGGAATTATTCCAATACTATTGGAAGCAAAAACAAAAGGTAATCATTTTACTGGGCTGGAGATTCAAGAAGAAAGTGTAGAAATGGCAGATAGAAGTGTTAAACTTAACTGTTTGGAAGATAAAATATCCATAGTAAAAGGTGATATAAAGGAAGCAGTGAAGCTGTTTCCTTTATCTAGTTTTGATGTGATAACTTCTAATCCACCTTACATGAATAATAAAAATGGTATAAAAAATGATCTACAACCAAAATCTATAGCCAGGCATGAGATACTATGTACATTAGATGATGTTATAAAAAATACCGCTTCTTTATTAAAGGTAGGAGGAAGATTCTATATGGTACATAGACCAAGCAGATTACCAGAGATAATTGTAACACTAAAAAAATATAAACTAGAACCTAAGAGAATAAGATTAGTTCATCCTTATATAGACAAAGAACCCAATATGGTACTAATAGAATCAGTGCGACATGGTAAACCTTTATTGAAAGTAGAGCCACCACTAATTGTATATGAATCAGTTGGGAAATATACAGATGAAATATATGATATATATGGATATAATCAATAA
- the rsmI gene encoding 16S rRNA (cytidine(1402)-2'-O)-methyltransferase — protein sequence MSGKLYLVATPIGNLEDITYRAIRVLSEVDIIAAEDTRHTKKLLNHFNINTSLTSYHEHNKIEKGPYLIKKLQEGLTIALVTDAGTPGISDPGEDLVRLCRMEDIEVTSVPGAVALITGLILSGLNTRRFVFEGFLPHDKKERNSILQKLKVEHRTIILYEAPHRLKQTLKQLLEALGNRNIAITRELTKKFEEVDTITLEEAVNKYGSESPRGEFVLIIEGRPLEDLRNEEIQRWENISIEDHYNKYIEEGLDKKNAMKQVAKDRGTSKRDIYNYLVKLDNQD from the coding sequence ATGTCAGGGAAATTATATCTAGTAGCGACACCTATTGGTAATCTGGAGGACATAACATATAGAGCTATAAGAGTATTAAGTGAAGTTGATATTATAGCTGCAGAAGATACACGACATACAAAAAAGCTGTTGAATCATTTTAATATAAATACATCCTTAACCAGTTATCATGAGCATAACAAAATTGAAAAGGGTCCGTATCTTATTAAAAAATTACAAGAGGGTTTAACTATAGCTTTAGTAACAGATGCAGGAACACCTGGAATATCAGATCCTGGGGAAGACTTAGTCAGACTATGTAGAATGGAAGATATAGAAGTTACATCTGTTCCTGGTGCAGTGGCGTTGATAACAGGACTTATACTATCTGGGCTCAACACTAGGAGATTTGTTTTTGAAGGATTCCTACCTCATGATAAAAAAGAGAGAAATAGCATATTACAGAAACTAAAGGTTGAACATAGAACCATTATATTATATGAAGCACCTCATAGATTAAAACAAACCCTTAAACAATTATTGGAAGCATTAGGTAATAGGAATATTGCAATTACTAGAGAGTTGACTAAAAAATTTGAAGAAGTAGATACTATCACTTTGGAGGAAGCAGTAAATAAGTATGGTTCTGAATCGCCAAGAGGTGAATTTGTACTCATTATTGAAGGTAGACCATTGGAAGATTTGAGAAATGAAGAAATCCAGAGATGGGAAAATATTTCTATAGAAGATCATTATAATAAATATATTGAAGAAGGATTAGATAAAAAAAATGCCATGAAACAAGTAGCCAAAGATAGGGGTACGTCAAAAAGAGATATATATAACTATTTGGTAAAATTAGATAATCAAGATTGA
- a CDS encoding AbrB/MazE/SpoVT family DNA-binding domain-containing protein: MKSTGIVRKLDELGRITLPIEIRRNFDIKEKDALEIYVDNEQIILKKYQPADIFTGNMDDLIDYYGKKVSRQSIIEMAKIAGLNVD, translated from the coding sequence ATGAAGTCAACAGGAATTGTTAGAAAACTTGATGAATTAGGTAGAATAACTTTACCAATTGAAATACGTAGGAATTTTGATATTAAAGAAAAAGATGCTCTAGAAATTTATGTCGATAATGAACAAATCATACTTAAGAAATATCAGCCTGCTGATATATTCACTGGCAATATGGATGATTTAATTGACTATTATGGGAAAAAAGTATCTAGACAATCAATTATTGAAATGGCCAAAATTGCTGGACTTAATGTAGACTAA
- the sdaAB gene encoding L-serine ammonia-lyase, iron-sulfur-dependent subunit beta gives MEYSIFDIIGPVMIGPSSSHTAGAAKIGYIAREIFGKEVSEVRFYLHGSFAKTYLGHGTDKALLSGVMGFLPDDERLRNAYEIAEKKGIKYKFNSKDLGDVHPNTVRINMFSEDGHEMMVMGSSIGGGKVSIIKINDFDVDFNGEYTTLITKHLDRPGVMAAITSILAKDKVNIAFMKLYRDARGDYARLILESDEEIEMCVLEDIKKMEYVDDVTKIDKLIL, from the coding sequence ATGGAATATAGTATTTTTGATATTATTGGACCAGTAATGATTGGACCTTCCAGCTCACATACTGCTGGAGCAGCCAAAATTGGTTATATTGCTAGAGAGATCTTTGGTAAGGAAGTAAGTGAAGTAAGATTCTATCTTCATGGATCATTTGCAAAAACTTATTTAGGGCATGGTACTGATAAAGCATTATTATCAGGAGTAATGGGTTTTCTTCCAGATGATGAGAGACTTAGAAATGCATATGAGATAGCTGAGAAAAAAGGAATAAAGTATAAATTCAATTCAAAAGATTTGGGAGATGTCCACCCTAACACAGTAAGGATTAATATGTTTTCAGAAGACGGTCATGAAATGATGGTAATGGGTTCGTCAATTGGCGGGGGTAAAGTTTCCATTATAAAAATAAATGATTTTGATGTTGATTTCAATGGAGAATATACTACATTGATTACAAAACACCTAGATAGGCCTGGAGTAATGGCAGCTATTACTTCAATCTTAGCAAAAGATAAGGTTAATATTGCATTCATGAAGTTATACAGAGATGCCAGAGGAGATTATGCCAGACTTATTTTAGAATCTGATGAAGAGATTGAAATGTGTGTACTAGAGGATATTAAAAAAATGGAATATGTAGATGATGTAACGAAAATAGATAAATTAATACTATAA
- the sdaAA gene encoding L-serine ammonia-lyase, iron-sulfur-dependent, subunit alpha produces MNYKNGKELLAICKEKNLAIYDVAILNESINSSLTKEEIYNVMKNNLDIMKNSIEKGLDEKEKNIKGFMIGGEAKKLKRFYENNKSICGKTMSKAISYALSVMEVNVSMGRIVACPTAGSCGVLPAVLLAVKEKFDLDEETVVKGLLTSSAVGIIIGKNASLSGAEGGCQAEVGSASAMAAAAIVEMLGGTPEQALNASAIALKNLMGLICDPVAGLVEAPCAKRNAIGTSNAMISAEMTLAGIKSIIPFDEVVVAMGKVGKMLPVNLRETAEGGIATTPTGRKLRKKIFGEDKVN; encoded by the coding sequence ATGAATTATAAAAATGGGAAAGAGCTATTAGCAATATGTAAAGAAAAAAATTTGGCGATATATGATGTAGCGATCTTAAATGAAAGCATCAATAGCTCTCTAACTAAAGAAGAAATATATAATGTAATGAAAAATAATCTAGATATAATGAAAAATTCAATTGAAAAGGGTCTTGATGAAAAAGAAAAGAATATCAAAGGTTTTATGATCGGTGGGGAAGCAAAAAAATTAAAAAGATTCTATGAGAACAATAAATCCATATGTGGAAAAACAATGTCCAAAGCTATTAGTTATGCTCTTAGTGTAATGGAAGTAAATGTTTCTATGGGTAGAATCGTAGCTTGTCCTACAGCAGGTTCATGTGGAGTATTACCAGCGGTACTTTTAGCAGTCAAAGAAAAATTTGATCTGGATGAAGAAACTGTTGTAAAGGGATTATTAACTTCTAGTGCGGTAGGTATTATCATTGGCAAGAATGCTTCTCTATCAGGAGCAGAAGGGGGATGTCAAGCTGAGGTAGGGTCTGCATCAGCGATGGCAGCAGCAGCAATTGTAGAAATGCTAGGAGGAACACCGGAACAGGCCTTGAATGCATCAGCCATTGCACTGAAAAACCTGATGGGGCTGATTTGTGACCCTGTAGCAGGTCTTGTAGAAGCTCCATGTGCAAAAAGAAATGCTATAGGTACTTCCAACGCTATGATTTCGGCAGAAATGACCTTGGCTGGTATCAAAAGTATTATACCATTTGACGAGGTAGTCGTAGCTATGGGAAAAGTAGGTAAAATGTTGCCGGTGAATCTTAGAGAAACAGCAGAAGGTGGTATAGCAACTACACCTACAGGTAGAAAATTGAGAAAGAAAATATTTGGAGAAGATAAAGTCAACTAA
- a CDS encoding RNA polymerase sigma factor, producing the protein MEINVELLKQGDNNEFESFVHNYRLSAENFAMNIVHDNYLAQDIVQDSFAKLYVYRDRIDKNKSIKSYFFSIIKNKAIDYIRKSKREMSLEFEIINCSSPENIILKQERNELINETINRLKPIQRYAIYLYVYENLNYKEIALVLGKTEKQIKAIIYRARKKLKTKLIVSID; encoded by the coding sequence TTGGAAATTAATGTTGAATTACTAAAGCAAGGTGATAATAATGAGTTCGAGAGTTTTGTACATAACTATAGATTATCAGCTGAAAATTTCGCAATGAACATAGTGCATGATAATTATTTGGCACAAGATATAGTACAAGATAGTTTTGCAAAATTATATGTATATAGAGATAGAATTGATAAGAATAAATCTATAAAATCTTACTTTTTCTCAATTATAAAGAATAAAGCCATAGATTATATTAGAAAAAGTAAAAGAGAGATGTCCCTGGAATTTGAAATAATAAATTGTTCATCCCCAGAAAATATAATACTCAAACAAGAAAGAAATGAGCTTATAAATGAGACTATAAACAGGCTTAAACCCATACAACGATATGCAATATATTTATATGTATATGAAAATCTTAATTACAAAGAGATTGCATTAGTTCTAGGGAAGACCGAAAAGCAGATAAAAGCAATAATATACCGTGCACGTAAAAAACTAAAAACTAAATTAATAGTATCAATTGATTGA
- a CDS encoding ABC transporter ATP-binding protein encodes MKICIRELNKSYSDKQVLNNINLELENGMHGLLGPNGAGKTTFMRILTTLLPKTSGEITYDGIKVENKKEVRKIIGYLPQEFSLYPNMSVYETLEYFYLLSDIKPTKSKILCLLEEVHLETCKKLKVKALSGGMKRRLGIAIALINAPKVLIVDEPTAGLDPEERIRFRNLLSDFSKDKVIILSTHIVEDIALSCRSLTVIKEGNIKYSGKVSDFIKIGKNKVWKLPIDIDKLDDIKKDYLVVSTVLEEDRASLKIISEIKPKGAEPVNPTLEDAYMSLMQEVDENVLEIG; translated from the coding sequence ATGAAAATATGTATCAGAGAGTTGAATAAGAGTTATAGTGATAAACAAGTACTCAATAATATTAACCTGGAATTAGAAAACGGCATGCATGGTCTACTTGGACCTAATGGAGCAGGAAAAACAACGTTTATGAGGATTCTAACAACTTTATTACCAAAGACTTCAGGAGAAATTACTTATGATGGTATAAAAGTTGAGAATAAAAAAGAAGTAAGAAAAATAATAGGATATTTACCACAAGAATTTTCTTTATATCCTAATATGTCAGTATATGAAACCTTAGAATATTTTTATTTGTTATCAGATATAAAACCTACTAAATCAAAGATATTATGTTTGTTAGAAGAAGTACATCTTGAAACTTGTAAAAAACTTAAGGTAAAAGCATTATCCGGAGGTATGAAGAGAAGACTTGGTATTGCAATAGCTCTTATAAATGCCCCAAAAGTATTGATTGTAGATGAACCAACAGCAGGACTTGATCCAGAAGAAAGAATAAGATTCCGTAATTTATTATCGGATTTTAGTAAAGATAAAGTTATTATATTATCTACCCATATCGTTGAAGATATAGCTTTAAGCTGTAGAAGTCTAACAGTAATAAAAGAAGGTAATATCAAATATAGTGGGAAAGTTAGTGATTTCATCAAGATTGGTAAAAATAAGGTTTGGAAACTTCCTATTGATATTGATAAGTTAGATGATATAAAAAAGGATTATTTAGTTGTTTCAACTGTATTAGAAGAAGATAGGGCGAGCCTGAAAATTATCTCCGAGATTAAACCAAAAGGTGCTGAACCTGTTAATCCTACTTTAGAAGATGCTTACATGAGTTTGATGCAGGAGGTAGATGAAAATGTTCTGGAAATTGGTTAA